TTTTTGAAATTTTGTATTCCTAATTTTATCAGATTGAGGGCTTTTCTATGCCGTTTCGCTTAGTTCCAAATGTGCACAACTCTTAATACGTTATCCAAACATCCTTTTTTATTTCGTATGGAAACTTCTTTTTCACGACTCGCTCAGCACTACTCCATGCCGAGCTATTATGTTGAAAAGCATAGAACGCATCATAGCCATGAACACCCACTCCCCAAAGGTTATTGGTGCTTACAATCGCAGAGTACGGCCCGATAGTACCCTTATAGGCAAAGCTATCTTTACCAGTTTCAATGATTTCCATTGTTTCTGCACTGAAGTTGTTAGTTTGCCATAGACCCTCAAAGTTAAATCGAATACTTTGAATAGCTGTGGTTCGCCAGCCATAGCAACTGCTTGCTGAAGAGTAGATATGAAGGCGATACTTGCTGAATCCGGATTTGACGCCTGAGTGTGCAATTTGATAGCTAGCTGGCAGCGAATAAACCTGATCTTTATTGACTGCGAAAACTGAATATATATAGTTTTTGTCACTCTCGGCTGACTGATCCACATATGATACCTGATTAGCGCCCATTATCGCGATGATAGTCGCCACACCAGCTTGATCACCCTCCCTATAGATTCTGCCAGCATTCAAGTGTAAATAATCATCCTCCTCACTTCTGGCAATAACGAAGCCACTGGTAGAAGCTCCCCCATTCGACCAACTCAAACTGATGCCATTTTCCTGTTCGGTAGCAATGAGATTAGTAGGTTGATTCGGCTTTGAATAGGCACTGAACCGCGGCACTCGTTTAACCATTGCCTCTTCGACCAAAGCTGGAACAGTCGTTGTCTTGGGATTATGGGCATGTTTCATAAGAATTTCGTGGGTGCCAACTGGAAGATGAGAGATTGAGAATGACCCATCTTCAAGAGGAACATAGGTGCCAATCTTCGTACCTGGAAACTTCAGTTCCAATAGATTAAAAGGCGAAACCCCGCCCATCGCGATTTTTCCATGCAGTGATCCAGCTTTAGGAATCAGTAGATCACCCAAGTCTAAGCCATCCTCTGGGATTGACTTTGTCATTTTAATTCCATGATCGAAATGGGTTTCTGAATTATCTCCTAAGAGTCCTGTGATGATAACGTCATGTTCCCCAGTAGGAATTCCCTTGATAGTAAAAGTTTCATGGTCGAGAGTTTCTGCAATAAGGGTATTTTCGGATCCAACCACATACGCATCAATGTTCTTTAGTTTCTGATCTTTATTAATCTTAAAGGTCAAGTAACCTGCTGATACTGGTACCGAGGCTTTCGCTAGCTCCTCGTTTAAATCTTTCAAGTCGTCTGTTTTTGCCTTAAACTGTTCTGTCGACTCGCCAACAATATCACCTCCAGCAGAAGATTCCTCAGATGCAGGAGGATCACATGCTATGGAAAGCAATAATTGTACGGCGAGTAGAATTCTCATGGTAACCTTCTGCTGGATGAATTAGAAACTTAACGGTAAAATCACGGGAATGGTTCACTAAGCTCCATTTCTAGCGTATTTACAGAGGCTTAATCTCCATCGTTTAGGCTCAAGAATGTGATTCATTGTGTCAATCTTCACAGCATGCAGGATCGGTAGGGAGCTATCCTATTAATGTAGCTTATCTTCTCAACCTTATTTGACGAAACTTTTAAGATTTTCAAATTACAATATTCAAGAATTCCTAGGTCAGATTTTGACAAGGGTTCGACCAAGAAATTACTATAGTATAAGAATTAATTTTTTCTTTGGAGCCCCTATGATTCGGTGCCTGATTGCATTGTCATGCCTGGTATCTGCATCTGCCTTCGGCAGTAAGAAGTTTGAAGACCGCAAGGCAAGAATGATTGACCACCTTACCCAAAAAATCGGTCATTTCGAGGAAGCCAAAACATGTGCAGAAAGCGCTGCAGACAAGGCTGCGTTAAAAGCCTGCCGAAAAGCTCTCAAAGACGCAAATAAGGCTCTTAAAGCTAGTCGCAAGGCAGATAAGATGAAACGGATGGAAGCTAAAGATAAGAAAGATGAAGAGCCTACGGACAAACCTGAGGAGGAGTAATCTCCTCGTGGTTAGTCAGGCAAATTCTCCTTTAGTTCAAAACGATTATTGATTGAGAAAATTGCGAATGCCGATGCGGCGGGGGACAGCGTCACCACCTAAGGTTGCTTGTTAAAGCATCAGGCTACGTCATCAAACAGGTGATCAACCAATTCCTTGAACCGTCCATTCTTAAGCAAATCAGTTTTTCCCACCACTTGAGTTCCCTCTGGTAAGTAAGGAACCACATCAGATGGACTAAAGCCCGTAAGTATCACGCAAGGGACACTCAGATCTTTACAGAAGTGAGCTAGCGTACCTCCGTCTCCACCTTCCATACGATAATCCGATAGAACAAGGTTTGGCTCTTGGTCCTCGATGAGACGCATCGCCTCATAGCCGGATTGTGAGAAGACAAA
This is a stretch of genomic DNA from Pseudobacteriovorax antillogorgiicola. It encodes these proteins:
- a CDS encoding response regulator, producing MSRKILFVDNETEIIETFKFVIERSLPDYEFVFSQSGYEAMRLIEDQEPNLVLSDYRMEGGDGGTLAHFCKDLSVPCVILTGFSPSDVVPYLPEGTQVVGKTDLLKNGRFKELVDHLFDDVA